A single Nicotiana tabacum cultivar K326 chromosome 5, ASM71507v2, whole genome shotgun sequence DNA region contains:
- the LOC107784238 gene encoding PRA1 family protein A1-like isoform X2 encodes MDWGNVSTQDLIEALREVEWSSPPRPPSEFFSRFTFPRSYTKWNSRLKCNLYYYRTNYFIMIVVILALGFLRGPLAIVAALLTALSIAFLNDSFAGTFSEKVTRTVRQFSPHLAAKMRPPLTPVIRGRPSAKRAIFICGRPRWVFVFVFSIVSFFLWFVSCGLLTVLWALGIGLLGLLI; translated from the exons ATGGATTGGGGCAACGTGAGCACACAAGATCTAATTGAGGCTCTACGCGAAGTCGAGTGGTCATCTCCGCCACGTCCGCCCTCTGAATTCTTCTCTCGATTCACTTTCCCTCGATCTTATACCAAATGGAACAGTCGCCTCAAGTGTAATCTCTACTA ttaCAGGACGAATTACTTTATTATGATTGTGGTTATTCTTG CATTGGGGTTTCTAAGGGGGCCACTTGCAATTGTTGCTGCCCTTTTGACAGCGCTTAGTATTGCTTTTCTAAATGACAG TTTTGCAGGTACTTTTAGTGAAAAGGTGACAAGAACTGTCAGGCAGTTTTCACCTCATTTAGCTGCAAAAATGAGGCCTCCACTCAC GCCTGTTATTCGAGGGCGGCCATCCGCTAAAAGAGCAATATTCATTTGTGGGAGGCCTCGTTGGGTGTTTGTCTTTGTATTTTCTATAG TGAGTTTCTTCCTCTGGTTTGTTTCCTGTGGCCTCTTAACCGTCTTATGGGCACTTGGTATAGGCCTCCTTG GACTCCTAATCTGA
- the LOC107784238 gene encoding PRA1 family protein A1-like isoform X1, whose protein sequence is MDWGNVSTQDLIEALREVEWSSPPRPPSEFFSRFTFPRSYTKWNSRLKCNLYYYRTNYFIMIVVILALGFLRGPLAIVAALLTALSIAFLNDSFAGTFSEKVTRTVRQFSPHLAAKMRPPLTPVIRGRPSAKRAIFICGRPRWVFVFVFSIVSFFLWFVSCGLLTVLWALGIGLLATLVHASFRTPNLKARLNTFREEFRAVWRNYSEL, encoded by the exons ATGGATTGGGGCAACGTGAGCACACAAGATCTAATTGAGGCTCTACGCGAAGTCGAGTGGTCATCTCCGCCACGTCCGCCCTCTGAATTCTTCTCTCGATTCACTTTCCCTCGATCTTATACCAAATGGAACAGTCGCCTCAAGTGTAATCTCTACTA ttaCAGGACGAATTACTTTATTATGATTGTGGTTATTCTTG CATTGGGGTTTCTAAGGGGGCCACTTGCAATTGTTGCTGCCCTTTTGACAGCGCTTAGTATTGCTTTTCTAAATGACAG TTTTGCAGGTACTTTTAGTGAAAAGGTGACAAGAACTGTCAGGCAGTTTTCACCTCATTTAGCTGCAAAAATGAGGCCTCCACTCAC GCCTGTTATTCGAGGGCGGCCATCCGCTAAAAGAGCAATATTCATTTGTGGGAGGCCTCGTTGGGTGTTTGTCTTTGTATTTTCTATAG TGAGTTTCTTCCTCTGGTTTGTTTCCTGTGGCCTCTTAACCGTCTTATGGGCACTTGGTATAGGCCTCCTTG ccACTCTTGTTCATGCAAGCTTCAGGACTCCTAATCTGAAGGCTCGTCTCAATACATTTCGTGAAGAATTCCGAGCTGTCTGGCGCAACTATAGTGAGCTGTAG